The following DNA comes from Hyphomicrobiales bacterium.
TCGGCTGCGACGCTCGACGACGTAAAGGCCAAGGGCTTCATCCAGTGCGGTGTGAGCCAGGGTCTCCCGGGCTTCTCGAACCCCGACGACAAGGGCAACTGGACCGGCCTCGACGTCGACTTCTGCCGCGCGATGGCTGCTGCTGTTTTCGGCGATGCGACCAAGGTGAAGTTCACCCCGCTGTCGGCCAAGGAACGCTTCACGGCTCTGCAGTCGGGTGAAATCGACGTCCTGCCGCGCAACACGACCTGGACCATGAGCCGCGACACCGCTCTCGGCCTGAACTTCGCCGGCGTCAACTACTACGACGGTCAGGGCTTCATGGTTCGCAAGTCGCTTGGCGTTGCCTCGGCTCTCGAGCTTTCCGGCGCCAGCGTGTGCACGAACACCGGCACCACCACCGAGCTGAACGTCGCTGACTACTTCCGCGCCAACAACATGCCGTACGAAATCGTCGCCTTCGAAAAGGCCGACGAAGTTGTGCAGGCCTATGACGCCGGTCGTTGCGACGTCTACACCACGGACGCCTCGGGCCTCTATGCGCAGCGCCTGAAGCTGACCAGCCCGGACGAGCACACCGTTCTGCCGGAAATCATCTCCAAGGAGCCGCTCGGCCCGGTCGTCCGTCAGGGCGATGACCAGTGGTTCAACATTGCCAAGTGGACCCTCTTCGCGCAGGTCAATGCCGAAGAAATGGGCGTCACCATGGCCAACGTCGACGAGATGAAGGGTTCCGACAACCCGAGCATCAAGCGCATGCTGGGCACCGAAGGTGCGTTCGGCGAGCCGCTCGGCATCGGCAACGACTGGGCCTACCAGATCGTCAAGCAGGTCGGTAACTACGGCGAGATGTTCGACCGCAACGTCGGTCCGGAAACCCCGCTCGGCATCGCTCGCGGCGTCAATGCGCTGTGGTCGAAGGGCGGCCTGCAGTACGCCCCGCCGATCCGCTAATCCGCGGCGATCCAACGGACTTCTCCGGGCGGGGAAACCTGCCCGGAAGAAGCCTCCGAGTGGGCGGCGGATAAATTCAGAACCGGACACGCTGTCATTTAGAAATAGCGCGCCGGACCAATCACTTGATCCGCCTCCTGCATAATCCACGACCCCGTCCAGGTGGGGCGGGTGTGGGCCGTGTGAGGGGATATGGCTGTGGCAGACAAACGGGGACAGGAAGATGTCCCGAAAGTCGCGTGGATCAACGATCCGAAGATCCGCGGCTTGCTCTATCAGGCGCTTCTCGTAATCGGGATCGTCTTCATCGGTTACAACATCGTAACCAACGCGATCATCAACCTCGAACGCCAGAACATCGCATCGGGGTTTGGATTTCTCGACAATACGGCCGGCTTCGCCGTTACGCAGTCGCTGATCGACTATTCCGAGGAATCGAGTTACGGCCAGGCATTTCTCGTCGGCTTCCTCAACACGCTGCTGATTGCCATCATCGGCATCTTCTTCGCCACCGTGTTGGGCTTCGTCATCGGCATCGCACGGCTGTCCTCGAACTGGGTGATCTCCCGTATCGCCTATGTCTACATCGAGGTCGTCCGCAACGTTCCTCTGCTTCTTCAGATCTTCTTCTGGTACTTCGCGGTTCTGCGTGCGGTGCCCAATCCGCGCAACAGCGTCGAGATTCCAGGAAGCATCTTCCTTAACAATCGCGGTCTGTTCATGCCGAGACCCGTCATGGGTGACGGCGCCGGCGTCGTCGGGATCGCGGTCCTTGTTGCGATAGCCATAATCATCGTGATGGCGCGCTGGGCTCGTAAACGTCAGATGGCGACCGGCCAGCAGTTCCATACCTTCTATGTCTCGCTCGGCATTCTGTTCGGCCTGCCGCTGATCGCCTTCTTCGCGATGGGCATGCCGATTACGCTCGATTTCCCGGCGCTCAAGGGCTTCAATTTCGCCGGCGGCATGAAGGTCATCCCCGAATTCGTCGGCTTGCTGCTCGCGCTTTCGATCTATACCGCGTCCTATATCGCGGAAATCGTCCGTGCCGGCATTCTCGCCGTCAGCCACGGTCAGACCGAGGCGTCCTATTCGCTGGGCCTGCGGCCGAGCCCGACGCTGCGTCTGGTGATCATTCCGCAGGCCATGCGCGTGATCATTCCGCCGCTGACCAACCAGTATCTCAACCTGACCAAGAACTCGTCGCTCGCGGTCGCGATCGCCTATCCCGATCTCGTCTCCGTGTTCGCCGGTACGGTTCTCAACCAGACCGGTCAGGCCGTCGAGGTGCTTTCCATCACGATGCTGGTCTACCTGGCGCTCAGCCTGCTGACCTCGTTGTTCATGAACTGGTTCAATGCCCGTATGGCATTGGTCGAACGGTAAGGGGGCGGAGTCATGTCGAATACCGATCTCAGCTACGTCCGAACCGAGTTCAGCGACAGCCTGCCGCCGCCGTCGACGCAAGTCGGCGTCATCGGCTGGATGCGCGCCAACCTGTTCTCAAGCGTGTTCAATACGGTCCTCACGCTGTTCGGCATTTATCTGATCTATCTGCTGGTGCCGCCGCTAATCCAATTCGCGCTTGTTGACGCGACATGGGAAGGCGACGGGCGCGAGTCCTGCCTTGCCAATCATGGCGCCTGCTGGGCCTATGTGGATGCGTATTTCTCGCAGTTCATCTACGGCCGCTATCCGGATCCGGAACGCTGGCGGGTGGACATCGTGTTCGCCTCGGGCATCCTGCTTCTGGTCCCGATGCTGATCCCGAAAGTCCCGTTCAAGCGGGAAAACGCGATCCTGCTCCTCGGCGTCTATCCGGTGCTGGCCTTTGTCCTGCTGACCGGAGGCAATCTGGACCTCGATGGCTTCCTGCTTCCCGACGCCGTGATGGCGCCGTCGACGCTGAAGTTCTGGGTCGATTTCCTGATCATTGCGGCCGCGGCCGTCGGTCTGACCAAGGTCATCACCAGAATGGCGGAGTCCGAGAGCAACGCTCCGGCAATCGCCATTGCGGTGATTTTCGCACTGATCGCCGTCGTCATGGTGGTCATCGATATCGACTTCGGCATGCGGACGGTTGAAACCGACAAGTGGGGCGGCCTGCTGGTTACGCTCGTCGTTGCCATTACCGGCATCACGGCGTCGTTGCCGCTCGGCATCCTGCTGGCACTCGGGCGGCGTTCCAAGCTGCCGGCCGTTCGTCTGTCCTCGGTGATCTTCATCGAGTTCTGGCGCGGCGTGCCGTTGATCACCGTGCTGTTCATGTCGAGCGTGATGCTGCCGCTGTTCCTGCCGGAGGGCGTGACCTTCGACAAGCTGTTGCGTGCACTGATCGGTGTCGCGCTGTTCTCGGCCGCCTATATGGCCGAGGTGGTGCGCGGCGGTCTGCAGGCGATCCCGAAAGGCCAGCATGAAGGCGCCCAGGCGCTTGGTCTGACCTACTGGCAGATGATGGGTCTCATCGTCCTGCCTCAGGCTCTCAAGCTGGTCATCCCGGGCATCGTCAACAGCTTCATCGCGCTGTTCAAGGACACCACGCTGGTCCTGATCATCGGCCTGTTCGATCTGCTCGGTCAGGTGCAGTCGTCGTTCACCGACCCGAAATGGTCCACGCCGTTCACCAGCCACACCGGCTACCTGTTTGCGGCGCTGATCTTCTGGGTCTTCTGCTTCAGCATGTCGCGCTATTCCATCTTCATGGAGAAGCGCCTGCACACCGGCCACAAACGCTGATTAACGACGGGCGCCGCTTCGAGCGGCGCCCGCTTCGCAAAAAGTTCAAGGGGAACCGAAACCATGACCGAACAAAGCGCGGAAGCGACCGGCGGCACCCGATCGAAATTGGAAATTTCCGAAACCGAAGTCGCCATCGAGATGGTCGACGTCCACAAGTGGTACGGCGATTTCCACGTGTTGCGTGATATCAATCTGAAGGTGATGCGCGGCGAGCGTATCGTCATCTGCGGCCCGTCGGGCTCTGGCAAGTCGACCATGATCCGCTGCATCAACCGTCTGGAAGAGCACCAGCGCGGCCAGATCATCGTCGACGGCATCGAGCTGACCGACGACCTCAAGCGGATCGATGAGATCCGCCGTGAAGTCGGGATGGTGTTCCAGCACTTCAACCTGTTCCCGCATCTGACCATTCTGGAGAACTGCACGCTGGCGCCGATCTGGGTTCGCAAGATGCCCAAGAAGGAAGCCGAAGACATCGCGATGCACTATCTGGAGCGCGTGAAGATCCCGGAGCAGGCGCTGAAATATCCTGGCCAGCTTTCCGGTGGCCAGCAGCAACGCGTGGCGATCGCCCGCAGCCTGTGCATGAACCCGCGCATCATGCTGTTCGACGAACCGACTTCGGCGCTCGATCCGGAAATGATCAAGGAAGTGCTGGACGTCATGGTCGGTCTTGCCGAAGAAGGCATGACCATGCTGTGCGTCACGCACGAAATGGGCTTTGCCCGCCAGGTCGCCAACCGCGTCATCTTCATGGATGCCGGCCAGATCGTCGAACAGAACGAACCTGAAGCGTTCTTCAACGATCCCAAGCACGACCGCACCAAGCTGTTCCTGAGCCAGATTCTGCACTAGCCGGAACAGGGGCGACTCGGACACACTGTCAGGCGGAGCGGCGCCATGCGTGCCGTTCCGGTAATTGCTGGGGGGCAATTGCAATAGGCCGGGCGAAGCGGCCCCGAAGGGGTCGGGGCACATTCCGTCGGGTCGAGGGACGGAAGGGCATACGGTGTCGAAAAGCTTCCGACTGAGCGGCTATGTCAGCCACGTAGGTCGCAAACTCGCCTTGGGCGTATCCGATGGCGACGTTTTCAATGCAGCGGTTCAACTTGACGAAACCATCGATGACGGCGCGGCCGTCACCCCGCTGATCGGCACCTATCCCGGTGCTCTTGAGTCGATCAATGTCGAGATCGGCAAGCTGCGCCTCAAGCTGCAGGCGACCCATCTCAGCAAGATCAGCAAACGCATCGACGAGCCTTACGCCTATATCCTGGAAGCCCAGCTCATCCATGCCGATGACGATGGCGCGCATATGCGCGGTACGCTAGAAATCATCCTGATGCAGCGCACCGACGCGGCGCCGCTGGACGACGACGACTCCCTCGCACCTCCGATGATTGCCCACTACAAGGACAAGCACTGGCGCATCTGGCTCGCCGTCGAAGGCGGCGCAACCGACAAGATCGAAGGTCCGCTGAACCTGTAACGCGCTTTCCCGAGGCGAAGGTGTTCGTCAGCGAAAAGTCGGCAGGCGGTTCGGATGCGAAAAGGCACGCAACAGGCCGACTCGCGGAGTCGCGTGGCCACATCTGTTTTTTAGAAACCGGGCAGGGCGCATAAACAATGCATGCGGGATGCATGTGTCGGCGCGCAGTGGTCGCTAACGCTGGCTCCGGCGTCTGCCCGCATTCGGCTGAAAACTAAGGGGAATCGGGAGGGGGGCTGCCTATTCGCCGGTTTCGATCGGCTTGCCGGCGACCACCCACTCCGTCCATGAGCCGTCGTACAGCGAATGGTCGTGGTGTCCGATCACTTCGAGCGCGAAGTTAAGCAGCGACGCGGTCACGCCCGATCCGCACGACGTGATGATCGGCTTGGACAAGTCGATGCCGGCCTCGGCAATGGCTGCACGGATACCGTCATTGTCCTTGAGCTGGCCGTCGATGGTCAGAAGATCGGCGCCGGGCAGGTTGATCGCGCCCTTCATGTGGCCGGACGCAACGCCCTCGCGCGGTTCGGGATCCTTACCGATGAACCGGCCGTGGGCCCGGGTGTCGACGACTTGCGCCGAGCCGGTCGCGAGCGCCTTTTCCACATCGTCCATGTCGCGCACGCCGCCATGATCGAAACGCGCCGTGAAGTGCCGTTCCTGGCGTTTGACGAGACCGAAATCGAGCGGGCGTTGCTCGTCGTCCCATTTCGGCAGGCCGCCTTCGAGAATGACCACATCGGTGACGCCCATCAGCCGGAACGTCCACCACACGCGCGGTGCGGAGATGTAGCCTTCGCCGTCATAGATGACGATTTTCTGACCGTCGCCGATGCCGAGCTTGCGCATCTTGGAAGCGAAAACGGTGGTGTTCGGCAGCATGTGCGGCAGCGTCGACGCGGTGTCGGCGATATCGTCGATGTCGAAATAGACCGCACCCGGCAGATGCTCTTCGAGGTATTCCTCGTAGCCGTTGCGCTTGGTGATTTCGAGATACCAGGACCCGTCGATCAGCACCACGTCGGGTGACTCGATGTGTTCAGCGAGCCAGTCGGTCGAGACGAGGTGCTTGCGCGTCATGTGGTATCTCCCTGAAATTGATGGCCTTGAGGCCATTCTTTCGCGGCCGTGCAGGAGGCCGCCTGTTGAACCCAAATGATATGGACCGGAGGGCAGGTGGGGGCAAGGGCTCAGACGACGCAGCCGATCAGGCGGTGTCGCCGGTCTCCTCGAGGCGGATGCGCACCCGGCGGTTCTGCTTGCCCTTCTTTTCGATCTTGGTGACGGAAATCCGGCCGATTTCCCCCGTGGCCGCCACATGCGTCCCGCCACAGGGCTGCAGATCGGCATCCTCGCCGACACGGATCAGACGAACCCGGCCGCTACCCATTGGCGGTTTGACGCTCATGGTCTTCACCAGCTCCGGCTGTGCGGCCATTTCCTCGTCGCTGATCCACTCGAACGACACCGGCAGGTCTTCGGCAATCAGTTCGTTGACCTTTTCCGTAACTTCGTCCTTGTCGATGCCCGCTTCGGGAATGTCGAAATCGAGGCGCCCGTCGCCGTCGCTGATCTGGCCGCCGGTTACGGGATAGGGCAGCACGGCCGACAACAGATGCAGCGCGGTGTGCACGCGCATATGTCGATAGCGGCGCGGCCAGTCCACATGGCAGACGACCTTCTCGCCCGCCTCCGGCATCGTCGAGCCTTCCGCCGGCACATGGACGATCTCTTCCTTGCTCTCACCATAGACCGTGGTCGCGATCGCAATCGTCGACCCGTCGGCGCGTTCGAGCGAGCCGCTATCACCCAGCTGACCGCCGCCTGTCGGATAGAAGATCGTCCGGTCGAGCACGATGCCGCCGCGATCATTGACCCCGACAACCGTTGCTTCGCACGTCGTCAGATAGGAATCTTCGCGGAAAAGCTGGGTCGTCACGCTGCTCATGGGAGGCCTCGAAAGCTGGACCGGGCGGGTCTTCCGCGGCGCGCGATGTGCCGCTGTCAGGCTGCCGGCTCGAACGGAATGGACAAGGCTTCCTTTGTCGCAAGCCAGTTCGGCACCGGCAACCCCTTTTCCGTCAGGAAGGCGGGGTTGAATAGCTTCGAGGCGTAGCGCGTGCCGTAATCGCAAAGGACCGTCACGATGGTGTGGCCGGGCCCGAGTTCCCTGGCCATGCGGATTGCGCCGGCGATGTTGATGCCCGACGAGCCGCCAAGGCACAGTCCTTCCTGTTCGACGAGATCGAAGATGATCGGCAGCGCTTCGTTATCGCCGATCCGATAGGCGAGATCGACCGGCGCACCCTCCAGATTCGCGGTGATCCGGCCCTGGCCGATCCCTTCCGTGATCGACGAGCCTTCCGAGGCGAATTCGCCGGTTGTGTAGTAGCTGTAGAGCGCCGCGCCCATCGGGTCGGCGAGGCCGATCTTGATCGCCGGATTGAACTCTTTCAGCCCCATGCCGACGCCGGCGAGCGTACCGCCCGTGCCAACCGCGCAGATGAACCCGTCGATCTTGCCGTCGGTCTGCTGCCAGATCTCCTTCGCCGTCGTGCGGATATGCCCGTCGCGATTGGCGACATTGTCGAACTGGTTGGCCCAGATCGCGCCGCCGGGCTCGCTGGCGGCAAGCTGTGCGGCGAGGCGGCCAGACACCTTCACGTAGTTGTTCGGGTTCTTGTACGGCACCGCAGGAACCTCAATCAATTCGGCGCCATAGAGCCGCAGGGCCTGCTTCTTTTCCTCACTCTGCGTCTCGGGGATGACGATGACGGTCCGGTATCCGAGCGCGCGCGCGACCATGCTGAGCCCGATCCCGGTGTTGCCGGCGGTGCCCTCGACGATGACGCCGCCCGGCTCGAGCTGTTTCTTCGCGATCGCGTCCTCGATGATGAACAGCCCTGCACGGTCCTTAACCGACTGTCCGGGGTTGAGAAATTCGGCCTTGCCGAGGATTTCGCATCCGGTCAGCTCCGAGGCCCGGTTCAGACGGATGAGGGGCGTGTTGCCGATTGTCTGAAGAACGTTGGCGGACACTTGCATGATGGTGAAATCCTCAATTGAAAACCGGCCACCGTCGTGGCCCTCGCTCCTAAAAGCTAGGACTCGGAAGGGGTTAGGACAAGAAATCTGATGCCCTTGATGGGCCTGTCTGCTGGTAGGATTATTCGCGAAACTCCCAATCTGTGAAAAGCGGATCGTTTCCGGCCCAAGTTGGTGCGGTGGAACGTTTCCACGCGGCGGAACAACGATGGCGAGCCGGCTCGATATTGCCGACATATGGTTCAACACGCTTGCCGCCAGCCGGGCACCTGCTAAACTTCTTTTCAAACGTGACTCTTTTTTGCCGCCAGGGCCGATCGGCCCGGCTGGCATGAGGACAGTGACTTGGACGATCGGCGTGACGAAACGGCGCCGGTTCGTGGTGACAAGTCCGGCGATGATGAGGCGCGCACGCACAACGATGCGCAGCCTTCGACGCCGGACAAAGGCGAAACCGGAGATCGGGTGCAGCACCAGTCTGCCTCGAAACGGTCGCGCCGCCGCCGCCGCCGGAAGAGAGGGAAGCGACACGGCGATGCCGTGGCGTCGCAGACGGTGACTGAAACAGGCGCCGGCGATGGCGCGTGCGCGCAACCAGGTTCCAAGGAAAACGCTCCGAATTCCGTGACGCCGAACGGCGGCGGCCAAGTTTCTACAAGCGCTGGGGAAGGAAACCCTGCCTCGGCACCGGCAAGCGGCCGCAAGCGGCGGACCCGGGCGCGCCGGCGTCGTGGCGGCAAGGGCAGCGCGCCGAAACCGCTGCAGACAACGGAATTGCCGAATACCTCGGCGCAGGAATTGGCCGCCGGACAGGCGGCGCCACAAGCACAATCGGCGCCGGAACAACAGAAACGCGATCCCGGAGCCGACGCACCGCAACAGGGCGCGCGTCGCGTTGCTGCGCCGGCGACACCGCGCCGCAAGCAGGACCTCTATGCAGCGCTCGATCTCGGCACCAACAATTGCCGTCTTTTGATCGCCGAACCGCTGGAGCGCGGTTTCAAGGTGGTGGATGCATTCTCCCGCATCGTCCGGCTGGGCGAGGGGATCTCGCATTCCGGCCGGCTGAGCGACGATGCCATGGACCGGGCGATCTCCGCCCTGCATGTCTGTCGCAAAAAGCTGAGCGACCGTGGCGTCGAACGCGCCCGGCTAATCGCGACCGAGGCCTGCCGTATCGCCGACAATGGCGAGGGCTTCATCACCCGTATCGAGGAAGAAACCGGGCTGGCGCTGGAGATCGTCAATCGCGAGACCGAAGCGCGCCTCGCCGTTGCCGGTTGCGCCACGCTGATCGATCGCGAGGCCGAGGGCGTCGTCCTGTTCGATATCGGCGGCGGCTCATCGGAACTGGTCTGGCTCGACCTGCGCAACCGCACCTATCAGCGCGGTGTGGCGCTGACCCGTTTCATCCGCTCCTGGATGTCTTTACCACTTGGCGTCGTCACGCTGTCGGAGCGCCATGGCGGGGTTCACGTAACGCCGGAGATCTTCGAGGAAATGGTGGCCGATGTCCTCGAGGCGCTCGAAGGCTTCGGTGAAGCGGAGTCGCTTGCCAAAGCGGTCGCGCGCGGGCAGGTGCATATGCTCGGCACGTCCGGTACGGTAACGACGCTCGCAGGCATTCACCTCGATCTCGCACGCTACGATCGTCGCCGGGTCGATGGAACCTGGCTTGAGGGCACCGCCATGACGGCAATGATCCAGAAACTGGTCGCCATGCCGTTCGAGGAGAGGGTCGCCAATCCTTGCATCGGCGCCGACCGGGCCGATCTGGTGCTCGCCGGCTGTGCGATCCTCGAGGCGATCCATCGTAAATGGCCCTGTCCGCGCCTGCGGGTTGCCGACAGGGGACTCCGCGAGGGCATTCTGGTCGAACTGATGGCCGCCGACGGCGTCTGGCGGCGGCGGCGTTCGCGCACACGCCGGCCTCGTTGAGAACAGGAGAGGACGCGATGAGCCAGAAATCCGGAGAACGCGGCAGCAGCGGACGCGGCAGCAGTGGACGGGGCATCAAGCAGCGCCTCAAGACCGCCAAGAAGCGCACGCCGTCGTCGCAACGCTGGCTCGAGCGACAGCTGAACGATCCCTACGTCGCGCGGGCAAAGGCCGAAGGATACCGGTCGCGCGCCGCCTACAAGCTGCTCGAGATCGACGACAAGCACAATCTGTTGAAGAAGGGCATGCGGGTGGTCGACCTCGGCGCCGCGCCCGGCGGCTGGTCGCAGGTCTCCGTCGCCCGCACCGGTTCGACGGACGACAACATTCTGGTCGTCGGCATCGACTATCTCGGCATGGAGCCGATCGCCGGGGTGACGCTGCTGGAAAAGGATTTCCTCGACGACGATGCACCCGACATGCTGCGCGACGCACTTGGTGGTCACAACGCCGATATCGTGCTCTCGGACATGGCAGCACCGACGACGGGCCACAAGAAGACCGACCACCTTCGCATCATGCATTTATGCGAAGTGGCGCTTGAATTCGCCCGCGAGGTGCTCGTGCCTGGCGGGGCTTTCCTTGCCAAGGTTTTTCAGGGCGGGACCGAGCACACGCTGCTTGCCGACCTGAAACGGGATTTCACCGCCGTCTTCCACGTCAAGCCGGCCGCGAGCCGCGCCGATTCCGCCGAGCTCTATGTGCTGGCCAAGGGGTTCCGTGGGCGGCGCGACGACGACCGCGGCGACCGCGACGAAATGAATATCAGCGAAGACGAATGAATATCGCCCGGCGGCTTTCCAAGTCGCCGGTCGCGTGATATTCACCACCGCCAATCTTTTCAGCCTGTGCCGATTCCATCGGGTGCCTCCATTTTTCGTGAGTCAGCCGGGTCGGCGGGCATTTTGTGCGGAGAATTGGCATGCCCGTCTTTTACGAACCGGCCCACAGCCGGGAAGCTCTCACCTTCGATGACGTCCTTATCCTGCCTGGTCATTCCGAGGTGATGCCCGGCGAGGTCGACATTCGTTCGCATGTTACCTCCACGCTCGATCTGAACCTTCCGATCATTTCCTCGGCGATGGACACCGTTACCGAAGGCAAGCTCGCGATCGCCATGGCCCAGGCCGGCGGTCTCGGCGTCATTCACCGCAACCTGACGCCGGAGCAGCAGGCCGAAGAGGTCCGCCAGGTCAAGAAGTTCGAATCCGGCATGGTGGTCAATCCGGTCGTCATCGGTCCCGACGCAACGCTCGCCGATGCGCTCGCGCTCATGAAGCAGTACGGGATTTCCGGCATTCCGGTGGTCGAGAACGGCGGCTCGGGCGCTCAGCAGCCGGGCCGGCTGGTTGGTATCCTCACCAACCGCGACGTCCGTTTCGCCTCCAATCCCGGGCAGCGCGTCTACGAACTGATGACACGGGAAAACCTGATCACGGTCAGCGACAACGTCAGCCAGGAAGAAGCCAAGCGCCTGCTGCATCATCACCGCATTGAAAAGCTGCTGGTGGTCGACGACAAGTACAATTGCATCGGCCTCATCACCGTCAAGGACATGGAGAAGTCGCAGCTCAACCCAAACGCCTCGAAGGACGAGCAGGGCCGGTTGCGCGTCGCGGCCGCGACCACCGTCGGCGATGACGGTCTCGAGCGCAGCGAGCGGCTGATCGATGCCGGCGTCGACCTGATCGTTGTCGATACCGCGCACGGTCATTCGGAACGCGTGCTTCAGTCGGTCACCAAGATCAAGGCGCTTTCGAACCGGGTGCAGGTGATCGCCGGCAACATCGCAACGCCGGAAGGTGCGCTTGCGCTCATCGATGCCGGTGCGGACGCCGTCAAGGTCGGCATTGGTCCGGGCTCGATCTGCACCACCCGCATCGTCGCCGGCGTTGGCGTGCCGCAGCTCACCGCCATTCTGGATACCGTCGAAGTCGCGTCCAAGCAGGGCATTCCGGTGATCGCCGATGGCGGCATCAAATACTCCGGTGACCTTGCTAAGGCGCTCGCCGCCGGCGCGTCCTGCGTCATGGTCGGCTCGCTGCTGGCCGGCACGGATGAAAGCCCCGGCGAGGTCTATCTCTACCAGGGCCGTTCCTACAAATCCTATCGCGGGATGGGTTCGGTCGGCGCCATGGCGCGCGGTTCGGCGGATCGCTACTTCCAGGCGGAAGTGCGCGATTCCCTGAAGCTCGTGCCGGAAGGCATCGAAGGTCAGGTGCCCTACAAGGGGCCGCTCGCCAGCGTGCTGCATCAGCTCGCCGGCGGCCTGCGCGCCGCGATGGGCTACGCCGGTGCCCGCGATCTCGAGGATTTCAGGAACAAGGCGCGGTTCGTGCGCATCTCGGGTGCGGGCCTGCGCGAAAGCCACGCACACGACGTGACCATCACCCGCGAAAGCCCGAACTACCCGAGCCAGAGCTGATCGCGCTACGACGCAGTGAACGAAAAACAAAAACCGCGGTCGAAGCAAATTCGACCGCGGTTTTTTGTTACCGAGATGGCGGTTCAGTCCTGCCGGATCCAGCCGTGCGCCGTCAGCATTTCCTGCGGCCGAAAGCGGGCCTTGTAGTCCATCTTGGTCGATCCTTCGACCCAATAGCCGAGATAGACATAAGGAAGGCCCATGCGCCGCGCTCGTCGGATATGTTCGAGGATCATGTAGGTGCCGAAGCTGCGCTCGGGCCGGCTGGTGTCGAAGAACGAGTAGACCATCGATAACCCGTCGGAGAGGATGTCGGTAAGCGCGACCCCCAGGAGCGGACCATCGCCGACACCGGTGATACCGCTGTCGACACCGCGCGGACGATATTCGACGATCATCGTGTCGACATGGGTGTCCTCGATCATCATCGCATAATCCTTGACGCTCATGTCGGCCATGCCGCCATCGGCATGACGCGCGTCGAGATAGTCGCGAAACAGATCGTATTGTTCAGAGGTTGGCTCCAGCGCCATTTCCGTTCCGATAATGTCGGTATTGGCAGCCTCGACGCGGCGGAATGACTTCGTTTCGTGAAAGGCATCGACGACGACACGCACTGAAACGCAGGACCGGCAGTTCTCGCAGGCCGGACGATAGGCGATGTTCTGGCTGCGGCGGAAACCACCCTGGGTGAGAATGTCGTTCAGCGTTGCCGCGCGTTCACCGATCAGGTGCGTGAACACTTTCCGTTCCATGCGATCCGCCAGATAAGGGCACACAGCAGGGGCGGTCAGATAAAACTGAGGATTGTCGATCATGTGCCGCGTCATGGCGGTCTGCGAC
Coding sequences within:
- a CDS encoding cysteine synthase A yields the protein MSANVLQTIGNTPLIRLNRASELTGCEILGKAEFLNPGQSVKDRAGLFIIEDAIAKKQLEPGGVIVEGTAGNTGIGLSMVARALGYRTVIVIPETQSEEKKQALRLYGAELIEVPAVPYKNPNNYVKVSGRLAAQLAASEPGGAIWANQFDNVANRDGHIRTTAKEIWQQTDGKIDGFICAVGTGGTLAGVGMGLKEFNPAIKIGLADPMGAALYSYYTTGEFASEGSSITEGIGQGRITANLEGAPVDLAYRIGDNEALPIIFDLVEQEGLCLGGSSGINIAGAIRMARELGPGHTIVTVLCDYGTRYASKLFNPAFLTEKGLPVPNWLATKEALSIPFEPAA
- a CDS encoding exopolyphosphatase; protein product: MASQTVTETGAGDGACAQPGSKENAPNSVTPNGGGQVSTSAGEGNPASAPASGRKRRTRARRRRGGKGSAPKPLQTTELPNTSAQELAAGQAAPQAQSAPEQQKRDPGADAPQQGARRVAAPATPRRKQDLYAALDLGTNNCRLLIAEPLERGFKVVDAFSRIVRLGEGISHSGRLSDDAMDRAISALHVCRKKLSDRGVERARLIATEACRIADNGEGFITRIEEETGLALEIVNRETEARLAVAGCATLIDREAEGVVLFDIGGGSSELVWLDLRNRTYQRGVALTRFIRSWMSLPLGVVTLSERHGGVHVTPEIFEEMVADVLEALEGFGEAESLAKAVARGQVHMLGTSGTVTTLAGIHLDLARYDRRRVDGTWLEGTAMTAMIQKLVAMPFEERVANPCIGADRADLVLAGCAILEAIHRKWPCPRLRVADRGLREGILVELMAADGVWRRRRSRTRRPR
- a CDS encoding 23S rRNA methyltransferase yields the protein MSQKSGERGSSGRGSSGRGIKQRLKTAKKRTPSSQRWLERQLNDPYVARAKAEGYRSRAAYKLLEIDDKHNLLKKGMRVVDLGAAPGGWSQVSVARTGSTDDNILVVGIDYLGMEPIAGVTLLEKDFLDDDAPDMLRDALGGHNADIVLSDMAAPTTGHKKTDHLRIMHLCEVALEFAREVLVPGGAFLAKVFQGGTEHTLLADLKRDFTAVFHVKPAASRADSAELYVLAKGFRGRRDDDRGDRDEMNISEDE
- a CDS encoding IMP dehydrogenase, with translation MPVFYEPAHSREALTFDDVLILPGHSEVMPGEVDIRSHVTSTLDLNLPIISSAMDTVTEGKLAIAMAQAGGLGVIHRNLTPEQQAEEVRQVKKFESGMVVNPVVIGPDATLADALALMKQYGISGIPVVENGGSGAQQPGRLVGILTNRDVRFASNPGQRVYELMTRENLITVSDNVSQEEAKRLLHHHRIEKLLVVDDKYNCIGLITVKDMEKSQLNPNASKDEQGRLRVAAATTVGDDGLERSERLIDAGVDLIVVDTAHGHSERVLQSVTKIKALSNRVQVIAGNIATPEGALALIDAGADAVKVGIGPGSICTTRIVAGVGVPQLTAILDTVEVASKQGIPVIADGGIKYSGDLAKALAAGASCVMVGSLLAGTDESPGEVYLYQGRSYKSYRGMGSVGAMARGSADRYFQAEVRDSLKLVPEGIEGQVPYKGPLASVLHQLAGGLRAAMGYAGARDLEDFRNKARFVRISGAGLRESHAHDVTITRESPNYPSQS
- a CDS encoding arginyltransferase — its product is MTRHMIDNPQFYLTAPAVCPYLADRMERKVFTHLIGERAATLNDILTQGGFRRSQNIAYRPACENCRSCVSVRVVVDAFHETKSFRRVEAANTDIIGTEMALEPTSEQYDLFRDYLDARHADGGMADMSVKDYAMMIEDTHVDTMIVEYRPRGVDSGITGVGDGPLLGVALTDILSDGLSMVYSFFDTSRPERSFGTYMILEHIRRARRMGLPYVYLGYWVEGSTKMDYKARFRPQEMLTAHGWIRQD